The following are encoded in a window of Sphaerisporangium siamense genomic DNA:
- a CDS encoding ArsR/SmtB family transcription factor translates to MAELHHPDAEEIELVDVLAALGHPVRLGIARALASGEERFCGEILPDVPKSSMTSHWRILRESGVIHQRRAGRKLYLTLRRGELESRFPGLLDIVLTRAAESSSK, encoded by the coding sequence ATGGCAGAACTGCACCATCCCGACGCTGAGGAGATCGAGCTGGTCGATGTGCTCGCGGCGCTCGGGCATCCGGTCCGGCTGGGCATCGCGCGGGCCCTGGCCTCCGGCGAAGAGCGGTTCTGCGGCGAGATCCTTCCTGACGTGCCCAAGTCGAGCATGACCAGCCACTGGCGGATCCTTCGCGAGAGCGGAGTGATCCACCAGCGCCGCGCGGGCCGCAAGCTCTACCTCACCCTGCGCCGCGGCGAACTGGAGTCCCGCTTCCCCGGCCTGCTGGACATCGTCCTCACCCGGGCGGCCGAAAGCAGCAGTAAGTGA
- a CDS encoding alpha/beta fold hydrolase: MATSSNAALQNAALAASLEGTFSSRHAEVNGVRLHYVEGGSGEPLLLLGGWPQTWWQWNKVMPALARRHRVIAVDLRGMGDSGKPADGYDKKTMAADIHALVRHLGLSAVGIAGHDIGAMVAYAFAANHPEATTKIALLDVPHPDKTWSAFSLLPEPDQHADSVIEAGARSYLWWFAFNQVRGLPERLLEGRSRLLVDWLFDRQAKDPASIDERSRQVYAHAYSTADAVRAGNGWYQTLTRDIDDEQTYGRVSAPVLALGGDESNYVYLRELMPSKGTDVQVVEVADCGHYIPEEQPQTVIDALTAFLC, encoded by the coding sequence ATGGCCACGTCATCCAACGCCGCCCTGCAGAACGCCGCGCTCGCGGCGTCGCTGGAAGGAACCTTCTCCAGCCGTCACGCCGAGGTGAACGGAGTCCGCCTGCACTACGTCGAGGGCGGCAGCGGTGAGCCGCTGCTCCTGCTCGGCGGGTGGCCACAGACCTGGTGGCAATGGAACAAGGTCATGCCCGCACTGGCCCGCCGCCACCGGGTGATCGCCGTAGACCTGCGCGGCATGGGAGACTCGGGCAAACCCGCCGACGGCTACGACAAGAAGACCATGGCGGCCGACATCCACGCCCTCGTCCGCCACCTGGGCCTGTCGGCGGTCGGCATCGCCGGCCACGACATCGGCGCCATGGTCGCCTACGCCTTCGCGGCCAACCATCCCGAGGCGACCACGAAGATCGCGCTGCTGGACGTCCCCCACCCCGACAAGACGTGGTCGGCGTTCAGCCTGCTTCCCGAGCCCGACCAGCACGCCGACTCGGTCATCGAGGCCGGCGCCCGCTCCTACCTGTGGTGGTTCGCCTTCAACCAGGTTCGCGGCCTGCCCGAGCGACTGCTGGAAGGCCGCAGCCGCCTGCTGGTCGACTGGCTGTTCGACCGTCAGGCCAAGGACCCGGCCTCCATCGACGAGCGATCCCGGCAGGTGTACGCCCACGCCTACTCCACCGCCGACGCCGTACGCGCGGGCAACGGCTGGTACCAGACCCTCACCCGCGACATCGACGACGAGCAGACCTACGGACGGGTGAGCGCACCGGTCCTCGCCCTCGGCGGGGACGAGAGCAACTACGTCTACCTGCGCGAACTCATGCCGTCCAAGGGCACGGACGTCCAGGTGGTCGAGGTCGCCGACTGCGGCCACTACATTCCCGAGGAACAACCCCAGACCGTCATCGACGCCCTGACCGCCTTCCTCTGCTGA
- a CDS encoding helix-turn-helix transcriptional regulator: MPHPVTRVLTLLELLQAAPGLTGAELARRLEVDERTVRRYVLRLVELGVPVEGGRGRYGGYRLLPGYKLPPLMFSEDEAAAVVLGLMAGRRTGLAVGESATESALAKVSRVLPAASRERVEAVAGAVDLTGRAATAPRPAARTLLTLAEAARRRRRVRLAYRSWRGEASERELDSYGLVFHAGRWYVTGFDHLKGEVRTFRLDRVAAAEPLETVFPDPGDFDPVARVMESLSSVPYRHEVRVVLETTLAEAGRLLPRSVATLAETEDGVLVTSRADRLDGMARMLASLGVPFTVLAPDALRQEVAALAARLRAYAAREPAAPAG; the protein is encoded by the coding sequence ATGCCCCATCCGGTGACGCGGGTGCTGACGCTGCTGGAGTTGCTGCAGGCCGCCCCCGGGCTGACCGGCGCCGAGCTGGCCCGCCGCCTGGAGGTGGACGAGCGCACGGTGCGCCGGTACGTGCTGCGCCTGGTCGAGCTCGGCGTGCCGGTGGAGGGCGGGCGCGGCCGGTACGGCGGGTACCGCCTGCTGCCCGGGTACAAGCTGCCGCCGCTGATGTTCTCCGAGGACGAGGCCGCCGCCGTGGTGCTGGGGCTGATGGCGGGCCGGCGCACCGGGCTGGCGGTGGGCGAGAGCGCGACCGAGAGCGCACTCGCCAAGGTCAGCAGAGTGCTGCCCGCGGCGTCGCGGGAGCGTGTGGAGGCGGTGGCGGGCGCCGTGGACCTCACCGGGCGGGCGGCGACGGCGCCGCGCCCGGCCGCGCGCACGCTGCTCACCCTGGCCGAGGCGGCCCGGCGGCGCAGGCGGGTGCGGCTGGCCTACCGCTCCTGGCGTGGCGAGGCCAGTGAGCGCGAGCTGGATTCCTACGGCCTGGTGTTCCACGCGGGCCGGTGGTACGTCACCGGCTTTGATCATCTCAAGGGCGAGGTGCGCACCTTCCGGCTGGACCGGGTGGCCGCGGCCGAGCCGCTGGAGACGGTCTTCCCCGACCCGGGGGACTTCGACCCGGTGGCACGGGTCATGGAGTCGCTGTCCTCGGTGCCCTACCGGCACGAGGTGCGCGTGGTGCTGGAGACGACCCTGGCCGAGGCCGGACGGCTGCTGCCGCGCTCGGTGGCCACACTGGCCGAGACCGAGGACGGGGTGCTGGTGACCTCCCGCGCCGACCGGCTGGACGGCATGGCCAGGATGCTGGCGAGCCTGGGCGTGCCGTTCACGGTGCTGGCCCCGGACGCGCTGCGGCAGGAGGTGGCCGCGCTGGCCGCACGGCTGCGCGCCTACGCCGCCCGCGAGCCCGCCGCCCCGGCGGGCTGA
- a CDS encoding alpha/beta fold hydrolase, which produces MSTFVLVPGFWLGAWAWREVTERLRADGHTAYPLTLTGLADREHLGGPATGLDTHIDDIVNTIVHEDLREVVLVAHSGAGGPVTGAADRVPGRIAKVVYLDSGPLADGQSQLDFYPPKGREFVSSRLTDGWRYGPPSWQEQAALGASPAGIPEDAKPGIAARMTPQPYGTLTQPLRLSGTGAAPPKALVTCSFPLDQVKAMIATGHPLFAALAGPEWELHALPTGHWPMFSRPSDTACLLGSL; this is translated from the coding sequence ATGAGCACTTTCGTACTGGTCCCCGGGTTCTGGCTCGGCGCGTGGGCCTGGCGGGAGGTCACCGAGCGGCTCCGGGCGGATGGGCACACCGCGTACCCGCTCACCCTCACCGGGCTCGCCGACCGCGAGCACCTGGGCGGCCCGGCCACCGGCCTGGACACCCATATCGACGACATCGTCAACACGATCGTGCACGAGGATCTGCGCGAGGTGGTGCTGGTCGCGCACAGCGGCGCCGGAGGCCCGGTCACCGGCGCGGCCGACCGTGTCCCCGGCCGGATCGCCAAGGTCGTCTACCTCGACAGCGGCCCGCTGGCCGACGGCCAGAGCCAGCTCGACTTCTACCCGCCCAAGGGCAGGGAGTTCGTCAGCTCCCGCCTGACCGACGGCTGGCGGTACGGCCCCCCGTCCTGGCAGGAGCAGGCGGCCCTCGGCGCGAGCCCGGCGGGCATCCCCGAGGACGCCAAACCCGGCATCGCCGCCCGCATGACACCCCAGCCGTACGGAACGCTCACCCAGCCGCTGCGCCTCTCAGGCACGGGCGCCGCGCCGCCCAAGGCCCTGGTGACCTGCTCCTTCCCACTGGACCAGGTCAAGGCCATGATCGCCACCGGCCATCCGCTCTTCGCCGCCCTGGCGGGCCCGGAATGGGAACTACACGCCCTGCCCACCGGCCACTGGCCGATGTTCTCCCGCCCGTCGGACACCGCGTGTCTGCTCGGTTCGTTGTAA
- a CDS encoding GDSL-type esterase/lipase family protein has protein sequence MVAKIVFVVAAAVMWTPVAAAPAAADPVPPVMAALGDSISAGFNACGWYVSCSSRSWSSGDDAGVNSHYLRLLALAPGVKGHNLNFAVPGSASADLAAQAEKAAAAKAGYVTILIGAQDACVDDEAKMTPVPVYRARVERALAVLAPTGAKVFAASIPDVKRLWRLGKDKVVARSFWALGHICPSMLARASSDAKKDRARRERVRDRVRDYNAEMAAACAAYAPGCRSDGGAVFDYPFTLDHISRWDYFHPNADGQKALARATFKTGFPWDAAGPLTPEASAAGR, from the coding sequence ATGGTCGCGAAGATCGTGTTCGTTGTGGCCGCCGCGGTGATGTGGACGCCCGTGGCGGCGGCCCCGGCGGCGGCCGATCCGGTCCCCCCGGTGATGGCGGCGCTCGGCGACTCGATCAGCGCGGGTTTCAACGCCTGCGGCTGGTACGTCTCCTGCAGTTCGCGTTCCTGGTCGTCCGGTGACGACGCCGGGGTCAACAGCCACTACCTGCGCCTGCTGGCGCTGGCCCCGGGCGTCAAGGGACACAACCTGAACTTCGCGGTGCCGGGGTCGGCCAGCGCCGACCTGGCCGCCCAGGCCGAGAAGGCGGCGGCGGCCAAGGCCGGGTACGTCACGATCCTGATCGGCGCGCAGGACGCCTGCGTCGACGACGAGGCGAAGATGACCCCCGTGCCGGTGTACCGGGCCCGCGTGGAGCGGGCGCTGGCGGTGCTGGCCCCCACGGGCGCGAAGGTCTTCGCGGCCAGCATCCCCGACGTCAAACGGTTGTGGCGGCTGGGCAAGGACAAGGTGGTGGCCCGCTCGTTCTGGGCGCTCGGGCACATCTGCCCCTCGATGCTGGCCCGCGCCTCCTCCGACGCCAAGAAGGACCGCGCCCGCAGGGAGCGGGTCCGTGACCGGGTGCGCGACTACAACGCCGAGATGGCCGCCGCGTGCGCCGCCTACGCCCCGGGCTGCCGCAGCGACGGCGGCGCGGTCTTCGACTACCCCTTCACCCTCGACCACATCAGCAGATGGGACTACTTCCACCCCAACGCCGACGGCCAGAAGGCCCTGGCCCGCGCCACGTTCAAGACCGGCTTCCCCTGGGACGCGGCCGGGCCGCTCACGCCCGAGGCCTCGGCCGCCGGCAGGTAG
- a CDS encoding isochorismate synthase — translation MSVALGITRPPLVRTVPVHHPEDLIARLPQAPPYAWVHQGEGLVAWGEAARVAVPPGAGRFDWARRWLGTVFGEAHIDDDVHVPGSGPVAFGSFTFDPDAAGSVLVVPRVVLGRRNGRAWLTTVGEAPIDLMAPATPPGRVVYGDGTLTAPEWQHAVARAVKEIRSGRLEKVVLARDLVATAERDIDPRVLLDRLARAYPDCYTFSCAGLVGATPELLVRHTGESIESLVLAGTTYRGATPAGDRAQGAALFASPKDRHEHACAVASVREALTPLCATLSVPDEPELLVLPNVQHLASRVRGRLADGASVLDVVAAMHPTAAVGGTPTAVALEVIRELEGMDRGGYAGPVGWIDARGDGEWGIALRCAQIEGRRARLFAGCGIMGGSDPESELTEAQAKFRVMRQALEG, via the coding sequence GTGAGTGTCGCGCTCGGGATAACCCGCCCCCCGCTGGTTCGTACCGTCCCCGTCCACCACCCCGAAGACCTGATCGCGCGACTGCCGCAGGCCCCGCCGTACGCCTGGGTCCACCAGGGCGAAGGGCTGGTGGCCTGGGGCGAGGCCGCCCGGGTCGCCGTCCCCCCCGGCGCGGGACGCTTCGACTGGGCGCGCCGCTGGCTGGGCACGGTGTTCGGCGAGGCCCACATCGACGACGACGTCCACGTGCCCGGCTCGGGGCCGGTCGCGTTCGGGTCCTTCACCTTCGACCCCGACGCCGCCGGGTCGGTGCTGGTCGTGCCGCGCGTCGTGCTCGGCCGCAGGAACGGCCGGGCGTGGCTGACCACCGTCGGCGAGGCCCCCATCGACCTCATGGCGCCCGCCACTCCCCCCGGCCGGGTGGTGTACGGCGACGGCACGCTGACCGCGCCGGAGTGGCAGCACGCGGTGGCCCGCGCGGTGAAGGAGATCCGGTCCGGGCGGCTGGAGAAGGTCGTGCTGGCCCGCGACCTGGTGGCCACCGCCGAGCGTGACATCGACCCGCGCGTGCTGCTGGACCGCCTGGCCCGCGCCTACCCCGACTGCTACACCTTCTCCTGCGCCGGGCTGGTCGGCGCCACCCCCGAGCTGCTGGTGCGGCACACCGGTGAGTCGATCGAGTCGCTGGTGCTGGCCGGCACCACCTACCGGGGCGCCACCCCGGCCGGTGACCGCGCCCAGGGGGCGGCGCTGTTCGCCTCGCCCAAGGACCGGCACGAGCACGCCTGCGCGGTCGCCTCGGTGCGCGAGGCGCTGACCCCGTTGTGCGCGACGTTGTCGGTGCCCGACGAGCCCGAGCTGCTGGTGCTGCCCAACGTCCAGCACCTGGCCAGCCGGGTGCGGGGGCGGCTGGCCGACGGCGCCTCGGTGCTGGACGTCGTGGCCGCCATGCATCCGACCGCGGCCGTCGGCGGCACGCCGACGGCGGTCGCGCTGGAGGTGATCCGCGAGCTGGAGGGCATGGACCGCGGCGGGTACGCGGGCCCGGTCGGCTGGATCGACGCCCGCGGCGACGGCGAGTGGGGCATCGCCCTGCGCTGCGCCCAGATCGAGGGCCGCCGGGCCCGGCTGTTCGCCGGCTGCGGCATCATGGGCGGCTCCGACCCCGAGTCCGAACTCACCGAAGCCCAGGCCAAGTTCCGCGTCATGCGCCAAGCCCTGGAGGGCTGA
- a CDS encoding dihydrofolate reductase family protein has translation MRKLIFGMNVTLDGYIAATGDDIGWSGGEGPDSSLSAELFQWWYDQMRASELSLYGRKLWETMSSHWPTGDQLPNATPAEIEFARLWRDMPKVVFSSTIDKVDWNTRLVTGDAVAEIARLRAEDGGPMDIGGATLAGAAMRAGLIDEYALVTVPVLVGGGTPFFTALDSWVNLKLVETRTFPGGVVLTRYERRR, from the coding sequence ATGCGGAAACTGATCTTCGGCATGAACGTGACCCTGGACGGCTACATCGCCGCGACCGGCGACGACATCGGCTGGAGTGGAGGGGAGGGGCCGGACTCGTCGCTGAGCGCCGAGCTGTTCCAGTGGTGGTACGACCAGATGCGGGCGAGCGAGCTGTCGCTGTACGGGCGCAAGCTGTGGGAGACGATGAGCTCCCACTGGCCGACCGGCGACCAGCTGCCCAACGCCACCCCGGCGGAGATCGAGTTCGCGCGCCTCTGGCGGGACATGCCGAAGGTGGTGTTCTCATCGACGATCGACAAGGTCGACTGGAACACCCGCCTGGTCACCGGCGACGCGGTCGCCGAGATCGCCCGGCTCAGGGCCGAGGACGGCGGCCCGATGGACATCGGCGGCGCGACGCTCGCCGGGGCGGCCATGCGGGCCGGGCTGATCGACGAGTACGCGCTGGTCACCGTGCCGGTCCTGGTGGGCGGCGGCACGCCGTTCTTCACCGCGCTGGACAGCTGGGTGAACCTGAAGCTGGTCGAGACGCGGACATTTCCCGGCGGCGTGGTGCTGACCCGATACGAGAGGAGGCGATGA
- a CDS encoding RNA polymerase subunit sigma-70, translated as MTDARLPGDDKAAFIAAARSNDAAQFALITEPYRRELQVHCYRMLANYEDAQDMTQETFLRVWNKRESFKGHAALRTWLYRIATNACLDFLEKRNDRTPVPAELPGAGSEVHYLQPYPDRMLPEDPQESVVARETIELAFIVAVQHLPPRQRAVFILRDVLGWPAPKAADALELTVASVTSALQRARVTMREQLPDRRLDWRRPATHELSDDERDVVKSYIDAHERNDLDGLMALLRDDLRFAMLPDPGTLIVTAKDAVDGWVSGGLFQRGHDDWRCIATTVNRMPAAALYLRTPDDPEYRLFAIAVLRIVDGKIAELTGFDATDKPWLSLPATL; from the coding sequence ATGACCGACGCCAGACTGCCAGGCGACGACAAGGCCGCGTTCATCGCGGCGGCCCGTTCGAATGACGCGGCACAGTTCGCGCTCATCACGGAGCCCTACCGGCGTGAGCTGCAGGTGCACTGCTACCGGATGCTCGCGAACTACGAGGACGCCCAGGACATGACGCAGGAGACGTTCCTGCGGGTGTGGAACAAGCGGGAGTCGTTCAAGGGCCACGCTGCGCTGCGGACCTGGCTGTACCGGATCGCGACGAACGCCTGCCTCGACTTCCTGGAGAAGCGCAACGACCGCACTCCCGTGCCCGCCGAGCTGCCGGGAGCGGGCTCGGAAGTGCACTACCTGCAGCCCTACCCGGACCGGATGCTCCCGGAGGATCCGCAGGAATCGGTGGTGGCCCGGGAGACGATCGAGCTGGCGTTCATCGTCGCCGTCCAGCACCTGCCGCCGCGGCAGCGGGCGGTGTTCATCCTGCGCGACGTCCTCGGCTGGCCTGCGCCGAAGGCCGCCGACGCCCTCGAGCTGACCGTCGCATCGGTGACCAGCGCACTGCAGCGGGCGCGCGTGACGATGCGCGAGCAGCTGCCCGACCGCCGCCTCGACTGGCGGCGCCCTGCCACGCACGAGCTGTCGGATGACGAGCGCGACGTGGTGAAGTCGTATATCGACGCCCATGAGCGCAACGACCTCGACGGGCTGATGGCCCTGCTGCGCGACGACCTGCGCTTCGCGATGCTGCCCGATCCGGGCACCTTGATCGTCACGGCCAAGGACGCGGTGGACGGCTGGGTCTCCGGTGGGCTCTTCCAGCGCGGCCACGACGACTGGCGCTGCATCGCCACGACGGTCAACCGCATGCCTGCCGCCGCGCTGTACCTCCGCACTCCCGACGACCCGGAATACCGTTTGTTCGCCATCGCGGTCCTGCGCATCGTCGACGGGAAGATCGCCGAGCTCACCGGATTCGACGCCACCGACAAGCCATGGCTCAGCCTGCCCGCGACGCTGTGA
- a CDS encoding STAS domain-containing protein: MPHDHALTVTLQPYSPRLQVLVVAGDLDHHTTRRLRAALDELTLAAGDALVIDLSALTFCDSTGISILIAAHQRAQQAGAALGLAALDSDIAHIFQIMGLDRLFSFYETTDKAIAALR; the protein is encoded by the coding sequence GTGCCGCATGACCACGCTCTGACCGTCACCCTTCAGCCGTACTCGCCTCGCCTGCAGGTGCTGGTAGTGGCCGGGGACCTGGATCACCACACCACCCGCCGCCTGCGGGCGGCCCTCGACGAGCTGACGCTGGCCGCCGGCGACGCGCTGGTCATCGACCTGTCGGCCCTGACCTTCTGCGACTCCACCGGCATCTCGATCCTGATCGCCGCCCACCAGCGCGCCCAGCAGGCCGGCGCCGCGCTGGGCCTGGCCGCACTGGACTCCGACATCGCCCACATCTTCCAGATCATGGGCCTGGACCGCCTGTTCTCCTTCTACGAGACCACCGACAAGGCCATCGCCGCCCTGCGGTGA
- a CDS encoding PP2C family protein-serine/threonine phosphatase, giving the protein MRRHAIPDAPGDDVLDRVASLAARIFRAPMATVTLVDDQWVRCCAAHGTPAQTRPSRRDVSLCAAAADHDGVLVIPDTDADPRVAADPMVGGVPGVRFYAAAPMVTPGGHRLGSVNVMDVRPRQADAEELGALRDLAALVTNELELRLAAARVVAAEREMRADAERLARILQRTLLPPALPQVPGLSAAAAYHPYSADEVGGDFYDLFPLDGNRWGFFLGDVCGKGAGAAVLTSLVRYTLRAAAVYDPDPCRVLANLDAVLQQEHAGGAAPPYCTAVFGVLEPAADGFLVTLAGGGHPPALVVRAGGGVEALRTEGGQLIGILREPRFVQVSTRLRPGDAMLLYTDGLTEARTEAGSRLDEEGLAAYLAPAAPADADDLLAAVHKLIGSLGEGVSDDTAVLALSVPVRSTTAAPQEPWCRMTTL; this is encoded by the coding sequence GTGCGCCGCCACGCGATCCCCGACGCCCCCGGCGACGACGTCCTGGACCGGGTCGCCTCGCTGGCCGCGCGCATATTCCGCGCCCCCATGGCCACCGTCACCCTCGTCGACGACCAGTGGGTCCGCTGCTGCGCCGCCCACGGCACCCCGGCGCAGACCCGCCCGAGCAGACGCGATGTGAGCCTGTGCGCCGCGGCCGCCGACCACGACGGCGTCCTGGTCATCCCCGACACCGACGCCGACCCGCGCGTCGCGGCCGACCCGATGGTCGGCGGCGTGCCCGGCGTCCGCTTCTACGCCGCGGCCCCCATGGTCACCCCCGGCGGCCACCGCCTGGGCAGCGTCAACGTCATGGACGTCCGCCCCCGGCAGGCGGACGCCGAGGAGCTCGGCGCGCTGCGGGATCTGGCCGCCCTGGTGACCAACGAGCTGGAACTGCGGCTGGCCGCCGCCCGCGTGGTCGCCGCCGAACGCGAGATGCGCGCCGACGCCGAACGCCTGGCCCGCATCCTGCAGCGCACGCTGCTGCCCCCGGCGCTGCCCCAGGTGCCGGGCCTCTCCGCGGCCGCCGCCTACCACCCCTACTCCGCCGACGAGGTCGGCGGGGACTTCTACGACCTGTTCCCCCTCGACGGCAACCGCTGGGGATTCTTCCTCGGGGACGTCTGCGGCAAGGGCGCCGGCGCCGCCGTCCTGACCTCCCTGGTCCGGTACACGCTGCGCGCCGCCGCCGTCTACGACCCCGACCCGTGCCGGGTCCTTGCCAACCTGGACGCCGTGCTGCAGCAGGAGCACGCCGGCGGCGCCGCGCCGCCGTACTGCACCGCCGTCTTCGGGGTCCTGGAACCGGCCGCGGACGGGTTCCTCGTCACGCTCGCGGGCGGGGGACACCCTCCCGCCCTGGTCGTACGCGCCGGCGGCGGCGTCGAGGCGCTGCGCACCGAGGGCGGGCAGCTCATCGGCATCCTGCGCGAGCCCCGATTCGTGCAGGTGAGCACGCGCCTCCGCCCCGGAGACGCGATGCTGCTGTACACCGACGGTCTCACCGAGGCCCGTACCGAGGCCGGGTCCCGGCTGGACGAGGAGGGGCTCGCCGCCTACCTCGCCCCCGCCGCGCCCGCCGACGCCGACGACCTCCTCGCCGCGGTGCATAAACTGATCGGGTCCCTGGGCGAGGGCGTCTCGGACGACACCGCGGTGCTCGCCCTGTCCGTTCCCGTCCGCTCGACGACCGCAGCCCCTCAGGAGCCTTGGTGCCGCATGACCACGCTCTGA